A section of the Acidobacteriota bacterium genome encodes:
- a CDS encoding polymer-forming cytoskeletal protein, with amino-acid sequence MKNKSELDGYLGPNVHIKGDLLSENTLRFDGVLEGTLVAKDELIMGTEGKVRGQVVGRKLSLAGHVEGDVYASGSLELLNGASVTGQVCGASVHVREGAVVDGRCLMGKCAETAMGPVRQKYNL; translated from the coding sequence ATGAAAAACAAGAGCGAGCTGGACGGATACCTCGGCCCGAATGTCCACATCAAGGGTGACCTGCTCTCGGAGAACACGCTTCGTTTTGACGGTGTTCTAGAAGGCACGCTGGTAGCCAAGGACGAATTGATCATGGGCACGGAAGGCAAGGTTCGCGGTCAGGTGGTGGGCAGGAAACTGTCGCTTGCCGGCCATGTCGAGGGCGATGTCTATGCATCCGGCTCCCTCGAATTGCTCAATGGTGCTTCAGTCACCGGCCAGGTGTGCGGAGCGTCGGTTCATGTGCGCGAGGGGGCGGTGGTGGATGGTCGCTGCCTGATGGGAAAATGCGCCGAGACCGCTATGGGGCCCGTCCGCCAAAAATACAATCTCTGA
- a CDS encoding metal-dependent hydrolase: MKIHYFGHAAFLLEGSRRVLIDPFLSANPLCDVTEDNLPHADVVIVTHDHPDHLGDAFSICREHGAVLFSLHEIAVMAGQLGIQAEGMNVGGKVSVNGLVIHLVPAFHTSPSGGVCGAVIESDGLTVYHAGDTGLFGDMRLIGEIFRPDVMLVPIGDRYTMGPEMAARAVEMVRPKRVVPMHYGTWPVIAADPMVFQSLAKVYASVDILPPGSSIDC; this comes from the coding sequence ATGAAGATCCATTACTTCGGTCATGCCGCTTTCTTACTGGAGGGGTCGCGTCGTGTTCTGATCGATCCATTTCTGAGCGCCAATCCGCTGTGCGATGTCACCGAAGACAACTTGCCGCATGCGGATGTGGTGATCGTGACTCACGACCATCCTGACCATCTTGGCGACGCATTCAGCATCTGCCGGGAGCACGGCGCCGTGTTGTTCAGTTTGCACGAAATCGCCGTGATGGCCGGCCAGCTCGGGATCCAGGCTGAAGGGATGAACGTTGGCGGGAAGGTCAGCGTCAATGGTCTGGTCATCCATCTGGTTCCAGCCTTCCACACGTCGCCCTCCGGCGGCGTGTGTGGTGCGGTCATCGAGAGCGATGGTCTGACCGTCTACCATGCGGGCGACACCGGCCTGTTCGGTGACATGCGGCTGATCGGCGAGATCTTCCGGCCCGATGTAATGCTGGTTCCCATCGGGGACCGCTATACGATGGGACCCGAAATGGCGGCCAGAGCGGTGGAGATGGTTCGACCGAAGCGCGTCGTGCCCATGCACTATGGCACCTGGCCGGTCATCGCAGCGGATCCGATGGTTTTCCAATCACTGGCCAAGGTGTACGCGTCGGTGGATATTTTGCCTCCTGGTTCCAGCATCGACTGTTGA
- a CDS encoding radical SAM protein encodes MSQQVVFLVKNLYTMERLGVMQLSALALTQGWQTDLIIADGLDYQRLLNAVRRMNPSVLALSVMSPEYPQMRELARRLYADTGVYILVGGPHATFFPDIIEEPFIQAVAFGEGDISFPAFLDRFSRGEDYTRTAGMHFRAKGQAIRNAPAPLVEDLDSLPFADRRIMAKGNPLLASNPTHIFMASRGCPNACTYCFNHTYNHMFRSCGKLFRRRSVDHLLREMEAVKAEFGMRFAYIDDDIFTFCSPEWLAEFTTEYPRRVGVPFMVNTHANYINEHQIEQLRDAGCTVICFGIECGDSGVAGDLLKRHIKPEQLLTLSRLLHRNKIRFMTQNILALPVPHPLAVDLQTLDLNIACRPQYAVAHLFYPLPGTELARYTEAAGFIGDSPTGLPERTNSYSALNFPDPREKRHVERLHKLFGIVVSFPWLRPVLPVLIRLPLGPFYALLFMAWYGFSMRFRMEKTRKTRAELRFFIKSLLQSLASFLKKQPTRS; translated from the coding sequence ATGTCGCAGCAAGTTGTTTTTCTAGTAAAAAATCTATACACCATGGAACGACTGGGCGTCATGCAGCTTTCCGCCCTGGCGCTCACTCAGGGGTGGCAGACTGACCTGATAATCGCCGACGGCTTGGATTATCAGCGATTACTGAACGCGGTCAGACGGATGAACCCGTCGGTTCTGGCGCTGAGCGTGATGAGTCCTGAGTACCCGCAGATGCGGGAGCTTGCGCGACGCCTCTATGCAGACACCGGCGTGTACATCCTGGTGGGCGGGCCGCACGCCACCTTTTTTCCGGACATCATCGAAGAACCGTTCATCCAAGCCGTAGCGTTCGGTGAGGGAGACATCAGTTTTCCCGCTTTCCTGGACCGTTTCTCACGGGGCGAAGACTATACCAGGACTGCCGGAATGCACTTCCGCGCCAAGGGCCAGGCGATCCGCAACGCCCCGGCGCCACTGGTCGAGGATCTTGATTCGCTGCCGTTTGCTGATCGTCGCATCATGGCCAAGGGGAATCCGCTTCTCGCCTCGAATCCCACCCACATTTTCATGGCCAGTCGCGGTTGCCCGAACGCCTGCACCTACTGTTTCAATCACACCTACAACCACATGTTCCGGTCGTGCGGCAAGCTGTTCCGTCGGCGGAGCGTTGATCATTTACTGCGCGAAATGGAAGCGGTCAAGGCTGAATTCGGGATGCGCTTTGCATATATCGACGATGACATTTTCACTTTCTGCAGCCCGGAGTGGTTGGCGGAATTTACCACCGAGTATCCCCGCCGCGTGGGTGTGCCGTTCATGGTGAACACTCACGCCAATTATATCAACGAGCACCAGATCGAACAGCTCCGAGACGCAGGGTGTACGGTGATCTGCTTCGGTATCGAGTGTGGCGACTCTGGAGTCGCCGGCGACCTGCTGAAACGCCACATCAAACCTGAGCAGTTATTAACGCTCAGCCGGCTTCTGCATCGCAACAAGATTCGGTTTATGACACAGAATATCTTGGCACTGCCTGTTCCTCATCCGTTGGCGGTGGATCTTCAGACCCTGGATTTAAACATCGCCTGTCGGCCCCAGTACGCCGTCGCGCATCTGTTCTATCCTTTGCCAGGAACTGAACTCGCCCGGTACACCGAGGCAGCAGGTTTCATCGGCGACTCGCCCACCGGGCTTCCGGAGCGTACCAACAGTTACAGTGCTTTGAATTTCCCCGATCCTCGGGAAAAACGACACGTGGAGCGCCTGCACAAACTGTTTGGAATCGTCGTATCGTTCCCCTGGTTACGCCCAGTGCTGCCGGTTCTTATTCGACTCCCGCTGGGTCCGTTTTATGCCCTCTTGTTCATGGCGTGGTACGGCTTTTCCATGCGTTTCCGCATGGAGAAGACCCGCAAGACAAGAGCTGAGCTCAGGTTCTTCATCAAGAGCCTGCTCCAGTCGCTGGCCTCTTTTCTAAAGAAACAGCCCACGCGAAGCTGA
- a CDS encoding SLC13/DASS family transporter produces the protein MSEEPRSPSLSEVQTNLSPFEMRFERYRRTAGLLLGPLGFILLEVFSPAGLSVACAHLTAVLVWVLIWWICEAVPLPVTALLGPVLVVLLGVASVREAMAPFADPVIFLFLGGFVIAEGMSVHGLDRRIARWVLGSRWTGAGPLRVTAAFAVIAAGLSMWLSNSVTTAMLYPMAIGVLGAINHRGLGTDLLAVKHRTPKLANGLLLSCAYAASIGGVCTPIGTPPNLIAIGYLDNLANRRIDFFSWMAICLPITLLMLVGMLLIIKILHSPGLAESPSVDVHVTDGSCGAGPWSKGERNVTVAFGLAVTLWLLPGICALFVGTSHPTYICLQSMLPEGGVAIVAATLLFVLPVEWSQRTFTLTWAQVARIDWGTLILFGGGLSLGGMMFKTGLAEKIGLALVQGSGATSLVALTIVFTSFAVFFTEVVSNTATATMLVPLAISAAQTAGVSPVEPALGCALGCSMAFMFPVATPPNAIIYGSGAVRITTMIKTGWWLNLWACIVISLSVLVIVPLVLGR, from the coding sequence ATGAGCGAAGAGCCCCGATCACCAAGCTTGTCGGAAGTCCAGACCAACCTCAGTCCATTCGAAATGCGTTTCGAGCGATACCGCCGCACGGCGGGACTTCTCCTCGGGCCGCTAGGCTTCATCCTCTTGGAAGTGTTTAGCCCCGCAGGTCTAAGCGTCGCATGCGCGCATCTGACTGCAGTTTTGGTCTGGGTGCTGATCTGGTGGATCTGTGAAGCGGTGCCGTTGCCGGTGACTGCGCTGCTCGGGCCCGTACTGGTGGTCCTGTTGGGTGTTGCATCTGTCCGCGAAGCCATGGCCCCATTTGCTGATCCGGTGATCTTTCTGTTCCTGGGCGGTTTTGTGATTGCGGAGGGGATGAGTGTCCACGGGCTGGACAGGCGGATCGCAAGATGGGTGCTCGGCAGCCGATGGACGGGGGCCGGACCACTGCGGGTGACCGCCGCGTTCGCCGTGATCGCAGCCGGTCTGTCCATGTGGCTTTCCAACAGCGTGACGACCGCGATGCTTTATCCAATGGCTATCGGAGTACTTGGAGCGATCAATCATAGAGGTCTAGGGACCGATCTTTTGGCAGTTAAACACCGCACACCCAAGTTGGCCAATGGCTTGTTGCTGAGTTGCGCCTATGCCGCGTCCATCGGAGGGGTCTGCACGCCGATCGGGACGCCGCCCAACCTCATCGCCATTGGCTATCTTGATAATCTTGCGAACAGGCGGATCGACTTCTTTTCCTGGATGGCCATCTGCCTGCCGATCACGCTGTTGATGCTCGTCGGCATGTTACTGATTATAAAGATTTTACATTCTCCAGGGTTGGCCGAGTCACCCTCGGTGGATGTGCATGTGACCGATGGCAGCTGTGGAGCAGGGCCTTGGAGCAAAGGTGAACGCAATGTGACCGTTGCGTTTGGACTAGCGGTTACCCTCTGGCTTCTGCCGGGCATCTGCGCGTTGTTCGTCGGTACCAGCCACCCGACCTACATCTGTCTTCAAAGCATGCTGCCCGAAGGGGGCGTTGCGATTGTCGCAGCCACCTTGCTGTTTGTCCTGCCGGTTGAATGGAGTCAGCGCACATTCACGTTGACTTGGGCTCAGGTGGCCCGTATAGATTGGGGAACCCTGATCCTGTTTGGAGGTGGATTGTCTCTGGGTGGAATGATGTTTAAAACCGGCTTGGCTGAAAAGATCGGCTTGGCCCTGGTGCAAGGCAGCGGTGCCACTTCTCTGGTGGCCCTGACCATCGTGTTCACGTCATTTGCTGTGTTTTTCACCGAGGTTGTTTCCAACACGGCAACCGCCACCATGCTGGTGCCGCTGGCCATCAGTGCTGCTCAAACCGCTGGTGTCAGCCCCGTGGAACCAGCCCTCGGCTGTGCGCTCGGATGCAGTATGGCGTTCATGTTTCCTGTGGCAACCCCACCCAACGCGATCATTTATGGATCAGGTGCTGTCCGGATCACCACGATGATCAAGACCGGGTGGTGGCTGAATCTATGGGCGTGTATCGTGATCTCGCTGTCAGTGCTGGTGATAGTACCGTTGGTGCTGGGGCGGTGA